A section of the Microcoleus sp. FACHB-831 genome encodes:
- a CDS encoding class I SAM-dependent methyltransferase, with translation MSKQTIGLDNQLYDYLLSASLREPEILRQLRQETANLPNAMMQIAPEQGQFMALLVQLMGATTTLEVGVFTGYSSLSVALALPPEGKIIACDVSEEYTSVARRYWQAAGVADKIDLRLAPAIDTLDQLLAEGQAGTFDFAFIDADKNNYEGYYERSLQLVRPGGLIAIDNVLWSGRVADSQDRDKSTQSIRNLNNKLHQDERVTLSLVPIADGLTLALKRR, from the coding sequence ATGTCAAAACAAACCATTGGCCTCGACAACCAGCTCTATGATTACCTATTATCCGCTTCCTTGCGAGAGCCAGAGATTCTGCGACAGCTACGACAAGAAACCGCCAATCTTCCCAACGCGATGATGCAGATTGCGCCGGAACAAGGGCAATTTATGGCGTTGCTAGTCCAACTGATGGGAGCCACAACAACTCTCGAAGTGGGCGTCTTTACTGGTTATAGCTCGCTCAGCGTGGCTCTGGCTCTACCTCCAGAAGGTAAGATTATTGCTTGCGATGTCAGTGAGGAATACACGTCTGTGGCGCGTCGCTATTGGCAAGCGGCTGGGGTCGCGGACAAGATCGATCTGCGGCTAGCACCAGCAATAGATACTTTAGATCAATTGTTGGCAGAGGGACAAGCAGGAACGTTTGATTTTGCCTTCATCGATGCCGATAAAAATAATTATGAGGGATATTATGAGCGATCGCTCCAGTTAGTTCGTCCCGGCGGTTTGATTGCAATTGATAATGTATTGTGGTCTGGAAGAGTTGCAGATTCTCAAGATCGAGACAAAAGCACCCAGTCTATCCGAAATCTCAATAACAAATTGCACCAGGACGAACGAGTAACGCTGAGTTTAGTGCCAATTGCAGATGGATTGACGCTAGCACTGAAGCGACGTTAG
- a CDS encoding tetratricopeptide repeat protein — protein sequence MLKNHKSIHLLAAAVVSLGLATICETKAGAIPASSKVSEQGKNINLSLKEIPIAGEKRRLSKVKKSPSVQSHTKQLIEGLYSRNVDAASYFQQGVTQYNRGDYQGAEVSLRRALTYDPNIPMAYYLLGNAQAQQDKVQAASASYQTALRLDPSMTEAYYNLGLSLYRQGLPEAAIAQFQRSLALNPKLPEAHYNIGLALEALNRRDEAIAEYQQSVRLDPNNAAAQYNLGLALVKQEQTEPAIAAFRQAVRLDPKLAGAQYQLGSLLSLQNRVEEAQKALGAAVTLDPNNAAAQYNLGVIFTQQGNYSAAANRFRRAIALNPNNVSAYRQLGVALTADRNYKEAVTALKQAVLQEPSDALTHYNLAVALHRDKKLDDAIAEYKEAILLNPNLAEGFYNLGVALQQSQRPEDATAFIVEARNLFAQQGKIQKTQEVDKVLQLIATPNPAVAPVLPAGAPFAPPSPTKDPSQAPTP from the coding sequence ATGCTTAAAAACCACAAATCAATTCATCTGCTTGCGGCTGCTGTTGTCAGTCTCGGTTTGGCAACTATCTGCGAGACAAAAGCTGGTGCTATACCTGCTTCTTCAAAAGTTAGCGAACAGGGGAAGAATATAAACCTGTCACTCAAGGAAATACCGATTGCGGGAGAAAAAAGACGGCTTTCAAAAGTGAAAAAATCGCCGTCTGTACAAAGCCATACAAAGCAGCTAATTGAGGGTCTATACAGTAGAAATGTAGACGCAGCTTCTTACTTCCAACAGGGTGTAACGCAGTATAACCGGGGAGATTATCAAGGGGCAGAGGTATCTTTAAGAAGAGCGCTGACATACGACCCGAACATTCCTATGGCGTATTACCTGTTAGGAAATGCTCAGGCGCAGCAAGACAAGGTGCAGGCGGCTAGTGCCTCATACCAAACCGCACTTCGACTCGACCCCAGCATGACAGAGGCTTACTATAACTTGGGGTTGTCGTTGTATAGACAAGGACTACCAGAAGCAGCGATCGCGCAGTTTCAACGCTCGCTTGCACTCAATCCCAAACTACCGGAAGCTCACTATAACATCGGCTTGGCATTAGAGGCGCTAAACAGAAGAGATGAAGCGATCGCGGAGTACCAGCAATCGGTTCGCCTAGACCCCAACAATGCCGCAGCACAGTATAACTTAGGGCTGGCACTGGTAAAACAAGAACAGACAGAACCAGCGATCGCTGCCTTTCGGCAAGCAGTCAGGCTCGATCCTAAGCTAGCTGGCGCTCAATATCAGCTCGGATCGCTTTTGTCTTTGCAAAACAGAGTAGAAGAAGCGCAAAAAGCATTAGGAGCAGCTGTCACCCTTGACCCAAATAATGCCGCAGCTCAGTATAATTTGGGCGTGATTTTTACCCAGCAAGGTAATTATTCAGCGGCGGCTAATAGGTTCCGACGGGCGATCGCCCTCAACCCTAACAACGTCTCTGCTTATCGGCAACTAGGCGTAGCGCTCACCGCAGACCGCAATTACAAAGAAGCAGTTACTGCCTTAAAACAAGCAGTACTCCAAGAACCAAGCGACGCGCTGACGCACTATAACTTAGCGGTTGCATTGCATCGAGACAAGAAATTGGATGACGCGATCGCGGAGTACAAGGAGGCCATTCTTCTCAATCCCAACCTAGCCGAAGGATTTTATAACCTCGGCGTAGCGCTTCAGCAGTCCCAGCGCCCAGAGGACGCAACAGCATTTATTGTAGAAGCCAGGAACTTGTTCGCCCAACAGGGTAAAATCCAAAAAACACAAGAGGTAGATAAGGTTTTACAGTTGATTGCCACACCCAATCCTGCTGTAGCTCCTGTGTTGCCTGCGGGCGCACCCTTTGCCCCTCCTAGCCCTACCAAAGACCCGTCTCAAGCACCTACCCCATAA
- a CDS encoding YraN family protein, which produces MDNPRLSDYPNIGVLGEDLVARHLEAQGWKILHRRWRCAWGEIDLIAQNLDDSRLQTQDSRFFTPLVFVEVKTRSRGNWDADGLLSITPQKQAKLCKAAQLFLASRPDLADLPCRFDVALVSCHRLPHRNLQDKKSLNLSAAEEAIARPPVMVGEAIFVAGYRLLLQDYIKAAFDSA; this is translated from the coding sequence ATGGATAACCCTCGTCTATCTGATTATCCCAATATTGGCGTTCTAGGAGAAGATCTTGTTGCACGCCACTTAGAGGCGCAAGGCTGGAAAATTTTGCATCGTCGCTGGCGTTGTGCTTGGGGAGAAATAGACCTGATTGCCCAAAACCTTGATGACTCAAGGCTCCAGACACAAGACTCCAGATTTTTCACCCCGCTGGTGTTTGTGGAGGTCAAAACTCGCAGTCGAGGTAACTGGGATGCGGATGGTCTACTTTCCATCACACCGCAAAAACAAGCCAAACTTTGTAAAGCCGCTCAGTTGTTTTTAGCGTCACGCCCCGATCTTGCCGATCTGCCTTGCCGCTTTGATGTGGCTCTAGTTAGCTGTCACCGACTACCACATCGAAATCTTCAAGATAAAAAGAGTTTAAATTTATCAGCCGCTGAGGAAGCCATAGCTCGTCCACCCGTGATGGTGGGTGAAGCTATTTTCGTAGCTGGATACCGACTTCTTCTGCAAGACTACATCAAAGCCGCCTTCGATAGCGCCTAA
- the queA gene encoding tRNA preQ1(34) S-adenosylmethionine ribosyltransferase-isomerase QueA — protein MNQPSKGSRSPNSPSSETPDADKLLASYDYELPLERIAQNPAVPRDSSRLLVVDSPSTGGDTPPLHRVFRDLPDLLQPGDLLVLNNTRVINARLLGRKPTGAPVEVLLLEERSLNCWLALVKPGRRLKPGATIFFEPRKQATEERGIETGGSSPSPIENPIPRQSMGTSKIENPLTATVLARDEATGGRLLQFDVPEGVSLVQLLDEYGNVPLPPYINDSQSEQEQYQTVYAASPGAIAAPTAGLHFTPTLLTRLQEQGINTAFVTLHVGVGTFRPVEVEDITTHQMHAEWVELPKETVDQIHLTKSRGGRVIAVGTTVVRTLEGIAHSLAEPGKESGVRSLESGVSISRQATRSNDSIGEEEEFMTNADSSMHNVEILKPYYGKTNLFIYPGYEWQVVDGLITNFHLPRSSLLMLVSALIGRERLLALYREAIAHQYRFYSFGDAMLILPEAVS, from the coding sequence ATGAATCAACCCAGCAAAGGTTCCCGTAGCCCTAACAGTCCATCTTCAGAAACACCAGATGCAGACAAGTTGTTAGCTAGCTATGACTACGAACTCCCTTTAGAGCGGATTGCTCAAAACCCAGCAGTTCCCAGAGATAGCTCCCGTTTGCTGGTGGTGGATTCACCCAGTACGGGCGGGGATACCCCACCCTTGCACCGCGTCTTCCGTGACTTACCCGACCTACTACAACCGGGAGATTTGCTCGTTTTGAATAACACTCGCGTCATAAATGCACGGCTGCTAGGACGCAAACCTACTGGCGCACCAGTCGAGGTGTTGCTGCTAGAAGAACGATCGCTTAACTGTTGGCTGGCGTTGGTTAAACCGGGTAGGCGCTTAAAGCCAGGGGCAACTATTTTTTTTGAACCTAGAAAACAGGCGACAGAGGAAAGGGGAATAGAAACTGGGGGATCTTCCCCATCCCCAATTGAAAATCCCATTCCCAGGCAGAGCATGGGAACGAGCAAAATCGAAAATCCCTTAACTGCGACCGTTCTGGCAAGGGATGAGGCGACTGGGGGGCGTTTGTTACAGTTCGATGTGCCAGAGGGGGTTTCCTTAGTTCAGTTGTTGGACGAATACGGTAACGTGCCGCTACCACCTTATATAAATGATTCCCAATCTGAGCAGGAACAGTATCAGACAGTTTATGCGGCATCTCCCGGCGCGATCGCTGCTCCCACTGCTGGATTGCACTTCACACCTACTCTGCTGACTCGCTTGCAGGAACAAGGTATAAACACGGCGTTTGTAACTCTCCACGTGGGTGTGGGTACTTTTCGACCAGTCGAGGTGGAGGACATTACTACCCACCAGATGCACGCGGAGTGGGTGGAACTACCCAAAGAAACCGTAGACCAAATTCACTTAACCAAGTCGAGGGGAGGTAGGGTTATTGCGGTTGGTACTACGGTAGTACGAACGTTGGAGGGTATAGCTCATTCCCTGGCAGAGCCAGGTAAAGAGTCTGGAGTCCGGAGTTTGGAGTCCGGAGTTTCCATTTCCAGGCAGGCAACGAGGTCAAACGACAGCATAGGAGAGGAAGAAGAGTTTATGACTAATGCAGATTCTTCAATGCATAATGTCGAAATTTTAAAGCCGTACTATGGCAAGACAAATTTGTTCATCTATCCAGGGTATGAATGGCAAGTAGTAGATGGGCTGATTACAAATTTCCATTTGCCGCGCTCTAGTTTGCTCATGTTAGTAAGTGCTTTAATAGGGCGGGAACGGCTACTAGCTTTATATCGAGAGGCGATCGCTCACCAATACCGCTTCTATTCCTTTGGTGATGCTATGCTAATCTTGCCAGAAGCGGTTAGCTGA
- the dnaG gene encoding DNA primase, with product MQTPRLHQDTIDRVKERADIVDVISEKVVLRKRGKDFLGLCPFHEEKSPSFTVSPSKQMYYCFGCQAGGNAIKFLMEVDKRPFADVVLDLARRYQVSVQTLEPEQQQEWQRGVALRDQLYEILAIAAGFYQHALRQSQGQQALEYLKTQRHLSEETIQQFQLGYAPVGWETLYSYLVEQKSYSVQLVEKAGLIKHRKTGDGYIDQFRDRLIIPIRDTQGRVIGFGGRTLADEQPKYLNSPETELFNKGKTLFALDKAKDAISKQDRAVVVEGYFDAIALHQSGITNAVASLGTALSLDQIRQLLRYTESKQIVLNFDADAAGTKAAERAIGEVADLAYKGQVQLRILNLPDGKDADEFLTKSDPETYHHLLTTAPLWIDWQIEQTLVNKDISQADQFQQVTGEIVNLLRNIDNQSTRTHYISQCAEKLSKGDARLVPLLVENLRTQVKRSQQPLAKGTTKTQQPQLLPIASERNLLEQAEALLLRIFLHAPEYRQAVVDSLEERDLLFCLSHHRFLWQQILELQESLTPHATSDLISLLQDRCVEFPNELALISHLFHLDEKTQQDLLRAEALIRAAAACLEEVQCEKHRRYCLEQWQKLASTDPERSQYYYHEFYSAQQRIKELKQQRQFNFLEVTQIGS from the coding sequence ATGCAAACTCCCCGCCTGCATCAAGACACCATCGATCGAGTCAAAGAACGGGCTGACATTGTGGATGTCATCTCGGAAAAGGTTGTTCTGCGGAAGCGCGGGAAAGATTTTTTGGGCTTATGTCCCTTCCACGAAGAAAAATCTCCCAGCTTTACCGTCAGTCCCAGCAAGCAGATGTACTACTGTTTTGGCTGTCAAGCTGGGGGAAATGCCATCAAGTTCCTGATGGAAGTAGACAAGCGCCCTTTCGCTGATGTAGTCCTCGATTTAGCGCGGCGTTACCAAGTTTCTGTACAAACTCTGGAACCGGAACAGCAGCAAGAATGGCAGCGCGGGGTAGCACTACGAGATCAGCTGTATGAGATTCTGGCGATCGCAGCAGGATTCTATCAACACGCCCTACGTCAATCTCAAGGACAGCAAGCTTTAGAATATCTCAAAACTCAGCGACATCTGAGCGAAGAAACCATCCAACAGTTTCAGCTAGGCTATGCACCAGTTGGGTGGGAAACCCTTTATAGCTATCTTGTCGAACAGAAAAGTTACTCTGTGCAATTAGTAGAAAAAGCAGGGTTAATTAAACATCGCAAAACGGGTGATGGTTATATAGATCAGTTCCGCGATCGCCTAATTATTCCCATCCGCGATACCCAAGGGCGAGTTATCGGTTTCGGCGGTAGAACTTTAGCTGACGAACAACCTAAATATCTTAACTCTCCCGAAACAGAATTATTTAATAAAGGTAAAACTTTATTTGCACTCGATAAAGCCAAAGATGCAATTAGCAAACAAGATCGGGCGGTAGTAGTCGAGGGATATTTTGATGCGATCGCCCTCCACCAATCTGGCATTACCAACGCAGTCGCTTCCCTCGGTACAGCCTTAAGCTTAGACCAAATTCGTCAACTACTGCGTTACACCGAATCGAAACAAATTGTACTTAACTTTGATGCTGATGCCGCAGGTACAAAAGCAGCAGAAAGGGCGATTGGCGAAGTTGCCGATTTAGCTTACAAAGGACAAGTCCAGTTGCGGATTCTCAACCTTCCAGATGGTAAAGATGCCGACGAATTTCTTACTAAAAGCGATCCTGAGACATATCACCATTTACTAACAACAGCTCCCCTTTGGATAGACTGGCAGATAGAGCAAACATTAGTCAATAAAGACATTAGCCAAGCCGACCAATTTCAACAAGTTACTGGTGAAATAGTCAATTTGCTGCGTAACATTGATAACCAAAGTACGCGCACTCATTATATTAGCCAGTGTGCAGAAAAACTTAGTAAAGGAGATGCACGACTCGTACCCCTGCTAGTAGAAAATCTGAGGACGCAAGTAAAGCGATCGCAACAACCTTTAGCGAAAGGAACCACTAAAACACAGCAGCCGCAATTATTACCAATTGCATCTGAACGAAATCTCTTAGAACAAGCAGAAGCGTTACTACTACGAATATTCCTCCACGCTCCCGAATATCGCCAAGCAGTCGTTGATTCCCTAGAAGAGCGAGATTTGTTATTTTGCCTCTCCCACCATCGATTTTTGTGGCAACAAATTTTAGAACTGCAAGAGAGTCTAACTCCCCATGCTACTTCGGATCTAATCTCACTTTTACAAGATAGATGTGTAGAATTTCCCAACGAACTCGCTTTAATTTCTCATCTGTTTCATCTCGATGAAAAGACACAGCAAGACCTCCTCCGCGCTGAAGCCTTAATTCGCGCAGCAGCGGCGTGTCTGGAAGAGGTGCAATGCGAGAAACATCGGCGTTACTGTCTGGAGCAGTGGCAGAAGTTAGCCTCAACAGATCCAGAGCGATCGCAATATTACTACCACGAGTTTTACAGCGCCCAGCAGAGAATTAAGGAATTAAAGCAGCAACGCCAGTTCAATTTCTTAGAAGTTACTCAAATTGGTTCATAG
- a CDS encoding N-acetylmuramoyl-L-alanine amidase produces the protein MGRIFISAGHGGGDSGAIAGGTTEAQEMILLRDQILPELRSRGFEVLSVPDNLTSRQSISWINARDRTGDIALEIHADAFNNPGTRGACVFHIANNTERKSQAEMLLLALLRRVPQLPSRGAKPDTATGVGRLAFCRDTTIPSMLMEVGFLTNPDDRFLIQNRRRDIALGIADGLAAWSRAIGGGGGNPQTTTYPPINININNQTYAEKGVLINSNAYIPIDLVDRLGVNLTNAPNVRRVQYRGVVYVKAIELRDFNISIGWDNNSRTVSLRSILPVCVGQIDKIMTNGNASEVQLMMFVKANNENALAQFPDLPKLYREEAAIEGVNHDVAFCQMCVETGFLRFGSDISPSQNNFASLGTVGGGSEGASFPSARIGVRAHIQHLKAYASLEPLVQELVDPRFRFVTRGVAPLVDQLSGRWAADLKYGSRILATVRRLYEASGLL, from the coding sequence ATGGGACGGATTTTTATTTCAGCAGGACACGGTGGTGGAGACTCAGGCGCGATCGCGGGAGGGACGACAGAAGCCCAAGAGATGATTCTGCTGCGCGATCAAATATTGCCAGAGTTGCGATCGCGGGGTTTTGAAGTTCTCTCCGTGCCCGACAACCTGACTTCGCGCCAGTCGATTAGCTGGATTAACGCCCGCGATCGCACAGGCGACATCGCCCTCGAAATCCATGCCGATGCCTTCAACAACCCAGGTACGAGGGGAGCCTGTGTCTTCCATATTGCCAACAACACAGAGCGCAAAAGTCAAGCCGAAATGCTGCTGCTTGCCTTGCTGCGCCGCGTTCCCCAACTACCCAGCCGGGGAGCCAAACCAGACACAGCAACGGGCGTCGGTCGTCTAGCCTTTTGTCGCGACACCACCATCCCGTCGATGCTGATGGAAGTTGGCTTTCTCACCAACCCGGACGATCGCTTTTTAATTCAGAACCGACGCCGCGATATAGCACTAGGAATTGCTGACGGACTAGCAGCTTGGAGCCGTGCGATCGGCGGCGGCGGCGGAAATCCCCAGACTACAACCTATCCTCCCATCAATATCAACATCAACAACCAGACTTACGCCGAAAAAGGCGTTCTCATTAATAGCAACGCTTACATCCCCATAGACTTAGTAGACAGACTGGGAGTTAATTTGACCAACGCCCCCAACGTCCGCCGCGTACAGTATCGGGGCGTAGTCTATGTCAAAGCTATTGAATTACGCGACTTTAATATTTCTATCGGTTGGGACAATAACAGCCGCACCGTGTCCTTGCGCTCGATTTTGCCAGTTTGCGTCGGTCAGATTGACAAAATTATGACAAATGGCAACGCCTCAGAAGTGCAGCTGATGATGTTCGTGAAAGCCAATAACGAAAATGCCCTTGCTCAGTTCCCCGATCTACCCAAACTCTACCGCGAAGAAGCAGCTATTGAGGGCGTAAACCATGATGTTGCCTTCTGCCAAATGTGTGTTGAGACGGGCTTTCTGCGTTTTGGCAGCGATATCAGTCCTAGCCAAAATAACTTTGCCAGTTTAGGAACAGTCGGTGGCGGTTCTGAAGGGGCGTCGTTTCCTAGTGCGAGAATTGGCGTGAGGGCGCACATTCAACACTTAAAAGCCTACGCCAGTTTAGAGCCTTTGGTGCAGGAATTGGTCGATCCACGTTTTCGCTTTGTTACGAGGGGTGTAGCTCCCTTAGTGGATCAGCTAAGCGGACGCTGGGCGGCAGATTTAAAGTACGGTAGTAGAATTCTAGCGACTGTCAGACGCCTTTATGAGGCATCGGGATTACTTTGA
- a CDS encoding pentapeptide repeat-containing protein: MKFRPRKRISTILLSLLLFAVVCVTALGAIATPALAEDYTKESLVGVDFSGKVLTDASFTKANLRSSNLSNTDLSGVSFFGANLESANLEGANLRNATLDTARITRANLTNAVLEGAFAVYTKFEGAIIDGADFTDVLLRPDVQKTLCKVAKGKNPVTGRETRETLGCP, translated from the coding sequence ATGAAATTTAGGCCAAGAAAGCGGATTTCGACAATTTTACTAAGTTTATTGCTCTTCGCAGTAGTTTGTGTCACAGCTTTGGGAGCGATCGCTACCCCAGCCCTTGCTGAAGATTACACCAAAGAATCTCTAGTTGGTGTAGATTTCTCAGGTAAGGTGCTAACTGACGCTAGCTTTACCAAAGCCAATCTACGCAGCAGTAACCTGAGCAATACCGATCTATCGGGTGTTAGTTTCTTTGGCGCTAATTTAGAAAGTGCCAACCTAGAGGGAGCTAATCTCCGCAACGCTACTTTAGACACAGCACGCATCACTAGAGCAAACTTGACTAATGCTGTTCTAGAAGGTGCTTTTGCTGTTTACACCAAGTTTGAAGGTGCCATCATTGATGGAGCCGATTTTACTGATGTTTTGCTCCGCCCTGATGTGCAAAAAACTCTGTGCAAAGTGGCAAAAGGCAAAAATCCAGTTACGGGACGAGAAACCCGTGAAACTTTAGGCTGTCCGTAG
- a CDS encoding PEP-CTERM sorting domain-containing protein: MTSLFTNRSNSAKRGLTGTLLTLGLLLAGGSQALAGTIKATLTADNHYGLYHAQENGSGLTFVGRNEFGPTGNPGGLNWSLPETWTFDINPADYLYVVVWDDAAVAESWIGEFELPGGVSLLSDTTNWEYIIASGQNPGDYGNVPQLTELVPEIANANWTATRAVGPNGTSPWGVIPGISTSAQFLNVSNPRSANYTIFRTKAAVEVESVPEPSAALTLLAFGASGAGSLLKRKQQQKAMNFSRS, encoded by the coding sequence ATGACTAGCTTATTCACTAATCGCTCTAATTCAGCCAAACGTGGCCTAACTGGAACGTTACTGACACTAGGTTTATTACTTGCGGGAGGCAGTCAAGCGCTTGCTGGCACAATCAAAGCAACTCTTACAGCAGACAATCATTACGGACTCTACCACGCTCAGGAGAATGGTAGCGGACTAACGTTTGTTGGCAGAAATGAGTTTGGGCCTACTGGCAATCCTGGAGGATTAAACTGGTCTTTGCCTGAAACTTGGACTTTTGATATAAACCCAGCCGACTACCTATACGTTGTAGTTTGGGATGATGCTGCGGTAGCCGAGTCGTGGATTGGTGAGTTTGAGCTACCAGGTGGTGTTTCACTTCTTTCAGACACTACAAATTGGGAATACATAATTGCTAGTGGTCAGAATCCAGGTGATTACGGTAACGTTCCTCAGCTGACGGAACTCGTGCCGGAAATAGCCAACGCTAACTGGACGGCGACGCGGGCAGTGGGGCCAAATGGAACCAGCCCTTGGGGCGTGATTCCTGGCATATCAACGTCCGCCCAATTTTTGAACGTCTCTAATCCCCGAAGTGCTAATTACACGATCTTTAGGACAAAGGCCGCTGTAGAGGTCGAGTCTGTCCCCGAACCATCAGCTGCCTTGACTTTACTGGCGTTTGGTGCAAGTGGCGCAGGTTCGCTGCTGAAGCGCAAGCAGCAACAGAAAGCTATGAATTTTAGCCGCAGCTGA
- a CDS encoding NAD-binding protein — protein sequence MNLSGLSFFRSLRSDPKSHASNKLFAVIGLGRFGRAVCSTLHQLGYEVMAVDNDEKLVAQVLTERIAAHALQLDSTEISALKEAGIFEFDTVIVAIGNYLEESIITTLNLKEGGVPHLVAKASSETHEKLLKKVGADHVVFPEHETGCALARSLTKPSILDRFDLDPENSIVEILVPEEFDGKTITELKLRSRYGLNLLAVSQDRKFEINPDPNRRLYKGSAMVVIGTNKDINRLPI from the coding sequence GTGAATTTATCTGGTTTGAGTTTTTTTCGCAGTCTACGCAGCGATCCTAAGTCGCACGCATCCAATAAGCTGTTTGCTGTCATTGGCTTGGGGCGCTTCGGTCGGGCAGTGTGTTCGACGCTACACCAGTTGGGTTATGAAGTGATGGCAGTGGACAACGATGAAAAGCTAGTAGCTCAGGTTTTAACAGAGCGAATAGCTGCCCACGCCTTGCAATTAGACTCCACAGAAATATCAGCCCTCAAAGAGGCAGGAATTTTTGAATTTGATACCGTGATTGTCGCTATTGGCAACTATCTAGAAGAAAGTATCATTACAACGCTCAATCTAAAGGAAGGCGGCGTACCTCATTTAGTTGCCAAAGCTTCTTCCGAAACCCATGAAAAACTCTTGAAGAAAGTGGGGGCAGATCATGTTGTGTTTCCAGAACATGAAACTGGTTGTGCTTTGGCGCGGAGTCTCACCAAACCCAGCATTTTAGACCGGTTTGATCTAGACCCAGAGAACAGCATTGTTGAGATTCTAGTTCCTGAAGAATTTGACGGTAAAACTATCACCGAACTCAAACTCCGCAGCCGCTACGGTCTGAATCTACTAGCAGTGAGTCAAGATCGCAAGTTTGAGATTAACCCAGATCCAAACAGACGCCTGTACAAGGGTTCAGCAATGGTTGTGATTGGCACCAATAAAGACATCAATCGCTTGCCAATCTAA